The sequence CCCAAGAACACATTGAGTTAGTGGATTAATCAGGGACGTCCCCAAGAACAAAGAAAGTCAAGACGTCCCCAAGAAAGTCCAACTTTCTATTTTGTATGAATTACTCCAAGAATTTTTCCGTCTGCTTTTCTTATTCTTATATAAGGGATGCCGCCAAAGTACGCAACTGTAGGTTTAGGGGGAGAGGGCAAAGTTCCATAAACAAACCAATCCTCACCGATTAAAACAGCCACAAAAGGCTTTTTTTCTAAAATACTATCGCCATATATCGGAAGCCAAACAGCCTCTGCAATTCTGATAGC comes from Desulfatibacillum aliphaticivorans DSM 15576 and encodes:
- a CDS encoding NTF2 fold immunity protein, which translates into the protein MNIKQSERVSSFVRITILVAIVSVYSFLPGRNIQAETIQNLGHHRNIYEKLEKNGHIPEEGIVPDAETAIRIAEAVWLPIYGDSILEKKPFVAVLIGEDWFVYGTLPSPPKPTVAYFGGIPYIRIRKADGKILGVIHTK